One Cucurbita pepo subsp. pepo cultivar mu-cu-16 chromosome LG20, ASM280686v2, whole genome shotgun sequence genomic window carries:
- the LOC111783561 gene encoding cysteine proteinase inhibitor 1-like produces MAKVLFLVASLLLYVLSLLSLAAATQRLDLAGSYKPIENIDDPKIQSLGEFAVNEHNKQAKTQIQFQKVIGGEMQIVAGTNYKLRLTALEGTSSRTYGTLVFTDLNNKNNLINFYKVPK; encoded by the coding sequence ATGGCTAAGGTTCTTTTCCTCGTGGCTTCTCTTCTCCTCTATGTCCTATCGCTATTGTCGCTCGCAGCGGCAACCCAACGTTTAGATTTGGCTGGTAGCTACAAACCAATAGAAAACATAGATGACCCAAAGATTCAGAGCTTAGGTGAGTTCGCAGTCAATGAACACAATAAACAGGCAAAAACTCAAATCCAGTTCCAAAAAGTGATTGGTGGAGAAATGCAAATTGTGGCCGGGACCAACTATAAACTTCGATTGACAGCTCTTGAGGGGACTAGTAGCCGAACCTATGGCACCCTTGTGTTCACTGACctcaacaacaagaacaacctTATCAACTTCTATAAGGTTCCCAAATAG